A single region of the Ornithodoros turicata isolate Travis unplaced genomic scaffold, ASM3712646v1 Chromosome25, whole genome shotgun sequence genome encodes:
- the LOC135373447 gene encoding uncharacterized protein LOC135373447: MEYVSSNKRTKKLVLDGFVYAKQKALKAGIRWRCVKRDECKEAVIESCGTYSVSVTHSHPGDDAAVSVLKARNKIKEITALSNEKPASVVRRVLQDLSAEEKARMTSEDSIKRSIRQQRALSYPPDPEWLADLVIEEEWRTTGGIQPELFLFHDNGPAADTRLLVFGTEDCLRALADSDYWFMDGTFDFAPKNFTQLYVILVPLGEAAVPVVYALMEKKTQACYEELLRAVTSKCTSLGVTPDPEIVVTDFEKASMNAVKEVIGSEVKTQ, translated from the coding sequence ATGGAATACGTTTCGTCGAACAAAAGGACAAAGAAACTCGTACTTGACGGTTTCGTTTATGCCAAGCAGAAAGCCCTGAAGGCTGGGATTCGATGGCGATGCGTCAAACGTGACGAATGCAAGGAAGCCGTCATCGAAAGCTGTGGAACCTACTCTGTAAGCGTGACACACAGCCACCCGGGAGACGACGCTGCAGTAAGTGTTCTTAAGGCAAggaacaaaataaaagaaatcaCCGCATTGTCGAATGAAAAGCCAGCAAGCGTTGTGCGACGAGTGCTGCAAGACCTTAGCGCGGAGGAAAAAGCACGGATGACATCAGAGGACAGTATAAAGCGTTCCATCCGCCAGCAACGTGCCTTGAGCTACCCACCCGATCCAGAGTGGCTGGCGGACCTTGTCATTGAGGAGGAGTGGAGGACTACCGGCGGTATCCAGCCGGAGCTGTTTCTGTTTCACGACAATGGACCGGCGGCTGATACGCGGTTGCTCGTCTTCGGAACAGAAGATTGTCTGCGTGCTCTAGCTGACAGTGACTACTGGTTCATGGACGGTACCTTCGACTTCGCCCCGAAAAATTTCACTCAGCTATACGTCATTCTCGTCCCTCTTGGGGAAGCGGCGGTGCCTGTCGTATATGCACTTATGGAGAAGAAGACGCAGGCATGTTACGAGGAGCTACTCCGAGCTGTGACGTCGAAGTGCACCTCCCTTGGTGTCACTCCGGATCCCGAAATCGTCGTTACAGATTTCGAAAAGGCGTCAATGAATGCGGTGAAAGAAGTCATCGGAAGCGAGGTGAAAACTCAATGA